A genomic segment from Triticum dicoccoides isolate Atlit2015 ecotype Zavitan chromosome 1A, WEW_v2.0, whole genome shotgun sequence encodes:
- the LOC119291072 gene encoding uncharacterized protein LOC119291072 isoform X2, with translation MTAPLAAHPPANTEPEASPAGKKRRNLPTVVFEDLPQDILGHIHSLLLVQDAARAACVSSGFLHSWRSYSKLILNCHTLGLTDMKLEERETYFIDKVNQILENHHNNGVQVETLELDYAPCRNYIKASCLDRWLQITVKSGIKELNLAAPPSLENYSFPYSVLSDEAAASSIQYLCLFRSDFHPMSTLGLLRRLTSLNLTLVHTTEEGLGHLLSQSCALERIDLYHCSGIVCL, from the exons ATGACGGCGCCGCTCGCTGCTCACCCGCCTgcaa ATACTGAACCAGAGGCTTCACCAGCTGGAAAAAAACGGCGCAACCTGCCAACAGTTGTCTTTGAGGATCTCCCACAG GACATTTTAGGCCATATACACTCCCTCTTGCTAGTGCAAGACGCTGCTCGTGCTGCCTGTGTGTCCAGTGGatttcttcattcatggagaagcTACTCCAAGCTCATACTCAACTGTCATACACTTGGGTTGACTGACATGAAATTAGAGGAAAGAGAAACATATTTCATTGACAAAGTTAACCAAATTCTTGAAAACCATCACAACAATGGGGTTCAGGTGGAGACACTTGAACTTGACTATGCCCCTTGCAGGAACTATATCAAGGCCTCTTGCCTAGACAGGTGGCTCCAAATCACAGTTAAGTCAGGGATTAAAGAACTTAACTTGGCTGCACCCCCGTCACTCGAAAACTATAGTTTCCCTTATTCGGTTTTGTCGGATGAGGCAGCTGCAAGTTCAATCCAATATCTTTGCCTCTTCCGTAGCGATTTTCATCCAATGTCAACACTTGGCCTCCTGAGAAGATTGACAAGTTTAAATTTGACTCTTGTCCATACTACCGAGGAAGGATTAGGGCACTTGCTCTCACAATCATGTGCCCTAGAGCGGATTGACCTCTACCATTGTAGTGGGATAGTTTGCTTGTGA
- the LOC119291072 gene encoding uncharacterized protein LOC119291072 isoform X1 yields MSGSPGRQHPPGPPSRSTAIHDGAARCSPACNKTLKTYSEQKLLPVADTEPEASPAGKKRRNLPTVVFEDLPQDILGHIHSLLLVQDAARAACVSSGFLHSWRSYSKLILNCHTLGLTDMKLEERETYFIDKVNQILENHHNNGVQVETLELDYAPCRNYIKASCLDRWLQITVKSGIKELNLAAPPSLENYSFPYSVLSDEAAASSIQYLCLFRSDFHPMSTLGLLRRLTSLNLTLVHTTEEGLGHLLSQSCALERIDLYHCSGIVCL; encoded by the exons ATGTCCGGCTCCCCTGGCCGTCAGCACCCGCCAGGTCCTCCGTCCCGATCCACGGCGATCCATGACGGCGCCGCTCGCTGCTCACCCGCCTgcaa CAAAACTCTGAAGACATACTCAGAACAGAAGCTCCTCCCTGTTGCAGATACTGAACCAGAGGCTTCACCAGCTGGAAAAAAACGGCGCAACCTGCCAACAGTTGTCTTTGAGGATCTCCCACAG GACATTTTAGGCCATATACACTCCCTCTTGCTAGTGCAAGACGCTGCTCGTGCTGCCTGTGTGTCCAGTGGatttcttcattcatggagaagcTACTCCAAGCTCATACTCAACTGTCATACACTTGGGTTGACTGACATGAAATTAGAGGAAAGAGAAACATATTTCATTGACAAAGTTAACCAAATTCTTGAAAACCATCACAACAATGGGGTTCAGGTGGAGACACTTGAACTTGACTATGCCCCTTGCAGGAACTATATCAAGGCCTCTTGCCTAGACAGGTGGCTCCAAATCACAGTTAAGTCAGGGATTAAAGAACTTAACTTGGCTGCACCCCCGTCACTCGAAAACTATAGTTTCCCTTATTCGGTTTTGTCGGATGAGGCAGCTGCAAGTTCAATCCAATATCTTTGCCTCTTCCGTAGCGATTTTCATCCAATGTCAACACTTGGCCTCCTGAGAAGATTGACAAGTTTAAATTTGACTCTTGTCCATACTACCGAGGAAGGATTAGGGCACTTGCTCTCACAATCATGTGCCCTAGAGCGGATTGACCTCTACCATTGTAGTGGGATAGTTTGCTTGTGA
- the LOC119291072 gene encoding uncharacterized protein LOC119291072 isoform X3: MSGSPGRQHPPGPPSRSTAIHDGAARCSPACNKTLKTYSEQKLLPVADTEPEASPAGKKRRNLPTVVFEDLPQVAGG; this comes from the exons ATGTCCGGCTCCCCTGGCCGTCAGCACCCGCCAGGTCCTCCGTCCCGATCCACGGCGATCCATGACGGCGCCGCTCGCTGCTCACCCGCCTgcaa CAAAACTCTGAAGACATACTCAGAACAGAAGCTCCTCCCTGTTGCAGATACTGAACCAGAGGCTTCACCAGCTGGAAAAAAACGGCGCAACCTGCCAACAGTTGTCTTTGAGGATCTCCCACAG GTTGCAGGGGGTTGA
- the LOC119291098 gene encoding uncharacterized protein LOC119291098, whose protein sequence is MPSKLLQLRRLDIELRRPALPAFCPSYDVFSFVSFLDASPVLESFILRIEYGALKLDLDVVDDNDKYLRRKLERQHDRLRQVDIAGFCASKSLVKLTTFILENAPSLERLTLDPIYNYDGSLGTTSKCPTSTRICQFSSARKTILVGARRAVEVASRYIAGRVPSFVQFKVLDPGN, encoded by the exons ATGCCTTCCAAGCTCCTCCAGCTCAGGAGGTTGGACATCGAACTCCGACGACCAGCATTGCCAGCCTTTTGCCCAAGCTATGATGTCttctcttttgtttcttttcttgacgCTTCTCCTGTCTTGGAGTCCTTCATCCTGCGT ATAGAGTATGGTGCCCTTAAGCTCGATCTCGATGTGGTAGATGACAATGACAAGTATTTGAGGCGGAAGTTGGAGCGCCAACATGACCGCCTCCGGCAGGTGGACATTGCGGGATTCTGTGCATCCAAGAGCCTGGTCAAGCTCACGACCTTCATCCTCGAGAACGCTCCTTCACTCGAGCGCCTGACTTTGGACCCGATCTATAACTATGATGGGAGTTTGGGCACCACTAGCAAATGCCCCACTTCAACAAGGATTTGCCAATTCTCGTCAGCGAGAAAGACAATCCTCGTAGGTGCCCGTAGAGCCGTGGAGGTTGCGAGTAGGTACATCGCGGGGAGAGTTCCATCATTTGTTCAGTTCAAGGTCCTAGATCCCGGCAATTGA